From a region of the Streptomyces sp. NBC_01244 genome:
- a CDS encoding aminoglycoside N(3)-acetyltransferase — translation MNPQTGPLCTRDALAAELRALGVRPGETLLVHSSLSSLGWVCGGAATVVTALLDALGDAGTLVVPTHSGDNSDPAEWGNPPVPEAWWAEIRASMPPFDARTTPTRGVGVVPEAVRTWPGALRSGHPQTSFAAVGPRAATITDGHAPDCRLGERSPLARLEEAGARILLLGAGFESCTAFHLAEYRVPTPQVDNSFAVTTPQGRRWITVRDTSVSSDDFEELGAAFEKERPVVRGKVGGAEVRLFALADAVAYAEEWLPGKRPQAPVA, via the coding sequence ATGAACCCTCAGACCGGACCCCTCTGTACGCGCGATGCGCTCGCCGCCGAGCTGCGCGCGCTCGGCGTGCGCCCCGGTGAAACCCTCCTCGTGCACTCCTCCCTCAGCTCGCTCGGCTGGGTCTGCGGCGGCGCCGCCACCGTCGTCACGGCGTTGCTCGATGCTCTCGGCGACGCGGGGACCCTGGTCGTGCCGACGCACTCCGGCGACAACTCCGATCCGGCGGAGTGGGGGAACCCGCCGGTGCCCGAGGCGTGGTGGGCGGAGATCCGTGCCTCGATGCCACCCTTCGACGCACGCACCACGCCCACCCGCGGCGTCGGTGTGGTCCCCGAGGCCGTCCGCACCTGGCCGGGCGCCCTGCGCAGCGGCCATCCGCAGACCTCGTTCGCCGCGGTGGGCCCGCGCGCTGCCACGATCACGGACGGCCACGCGCCGGATTGCCGGCTCGGCGAGCGCAGCCCGCTCGCCCGGCTGGAGGAAGCCGGGGCGCGGATCCTGCTGCTGGGCGCGGGCTTCGAGTCCTGCACGGCGTTCCACCTGGCCGAATACCGGGTTCCCACGCCGCAGGTCGACAACTCCTTCGCGGTCACGACCCCGCAGGGCCGACGCTGGATCACGGTGCGCGACACGTCGGTCTCCTCGGACGACTTCGAGGAGCTGGGCGCGGCCTTCGAGAAGGAGCGCCCGGTGGTACGGGGGAAGGTGGGCGGCGCGGAGGTCCGGCTGTTCGCCCTGGCGGACGCCGTTGCCTACGCGGAGGAGTGGCTGCCCGGCAAACGGCCGCAGGCGCCTGTGGCCTGA
- a CDS encoding DUF6009 family protein, translated as MSALIAEDEIVHEVDFVWLEDISGLDYVRQSLDRLPTRRGRPAYHRDGRMVGYALLGPGAKPSRSSGTFRRRVFWLLPHDRDTAPDGLYATGAPAEAVDAQTLAPGSKGHKTERSEGGPMSSSATRETLP; from the coding sequence ATGAGCGCTCTCATCGCCGAGGACGAGATCGTCCACGAAGTGGACTTCGTCTGGCTCGAGGACATCAGCGGGCTCGACTACGTCCGGCAGAGCCTGGACCGGCTGCCGACCCGGCGCGGCAGGCCCGCGTACCACCGCGACGGCCGGATGGTCGGTTACGCGCTGCTGGGGCCGGGCGCCAAACCGTCCCGCTCCTCGGGGACGTTTCGCCGGCGGGTGTTCTGGCTGCTGCCCCACGACCGCGATACCGCCCCGGACGGGCTGTACGCGACGGGGGCGCCGGCGGAGGCCGTGGACGCGCAGACGCTGGCGCCCGGCAGCAAGGGACACAAGACCGAGCGGTCCGAGGGCGGGCCGATGTCGTCGTCCGCGACGCGGGAGACGCTCCCGTAG
- a CDS encoding ScbR family autoregulator-binding transcription factor, translated as MARQERAIRTRQKILVAAAQLFDEVGYEAATISEVLSRSGVTKGALYFHFTAKEELAQAVLAGQVGALPPVPETELLLQRNLDEALVLAYLLCKGDPMVRGSIRLTVDQGSPIDGLDRRIPMQGWIDHTAVVLGLAKERGEILPHVDIEATAKMFTGTFTGVQVLSKIMTGHADMVERVIDLMRTLFTAIATPGVLVRLDFAPERAERVCEEAIRLRDEAAEAA; from the coding sequence ATGGCGCGGCAAGAGCGAGCCATTCGTACACGGCAGAAGATCCTGGTCGCGGCGGCGCAGCTGTTCGACGAGGTCGGCTACGAGGCCGCGACGATCTCCGAGGTGCTCAGTAGATCCGGGGTGACCAAGGGGGCGCTGTACTTCCACTTCACCGCGAAGGAAGAGCTCGCCCAGGCCGTGCTGGCCGGCCAGGTGGGAGCCCTGCCGCCGGTACCCGAAACGGAACTCCTCCTGCAGCGGAACCTGGACGAGGCACTGGTCCTCGCCTACCTGCTGTGCAAGGGCGATCCGATGGTCCGGGGCAGCATCCGGCTCACGGTGGACCAGGGTTCCCCGATCGACGGCCTGGACCGCCGCATCCCCATGCAGGGCTGGATCGACCACACCGCGGTGGTGCTCGGCCTTGCGAAGGAGCGTGGGGAAATCCTTCCGCACGTCGACATCGAGGCCACCGCCAAGATGTTCACCGGCACCTTCACGGGCGTTCAGGTGCTCTCGAAGATCATGACCGGGCACGCGGACATGGTGGAACGGGTGATCGACCTGATGCGGACGTTGTTCACCGCGATCGCCACGCCGGGGGTGCTGGTGCGCCTCGACTTCGCCCCGGAACGCGCGGAGCGCGTGTGCGAGGAAGCCATCAGGCTGCGCGATGAGGCCGCCGAGGCGGCCTGA
- the mpaP gene encoding daptide biosynthesis intramembrane metalloprotease, protein MSAKTAFAPDLERPRTADDVAVREPLTEDAPWVIQRGEHKHFRTGEDLARLVRLLDGSRDHDQLAAELGSPWTTGHIGRAVRSLADSDLLEDGRPVKKPARVRFAGPLTIQFTLVKPERMLRRLAPLVRPLGHRAVLGAAAAVVLLGVLALAASGATLGEALSRPMPLWAYACVMLGVVATTAVHEMAHGAVLTHHGGTPSRMGFMLFYMSPAFFCDVSDGWRLPSARQRVQVALAGIAIQAVAAGTAALAALAVPAGPARETLLLVALVNYMVCVVNLLPLVKLDGYLALMSHLDISHLREKAMTDARRAIARIVFGGRGYQRELPGRGWSVPYGIACLLFPLYLVSSALTLWSGILQRLGIAGSCMMVCALGYLLWRLGKGAATLVREAVQAGARPARIAAAGVLATAGLALAATLVQIPATVSAGYTTEPDGSLSLLVPRGGGGFDLTEGTTVTLRRSGLFSRPQTGTATLGEPTGHDVLAPVTAMLPVASDRPWLEMKAYPLHRVTATPAPDGTDRTGVAEVQAGHHPLWKWFAVSYLGPLLP, encoded by the coding sequence ATGTCCGCCAAAACCGCCTTCGCACCCGATCTGGAGCGGCCCCGCACCGCCGACGACGTGGCCGTGCGCGAACCGCTCACCGAAGACGCCCCCTGGGTGATCCAGCGCGGGGAGCACAAGCACTTCCGTACCGGCGAGGACCTCGCCCGTCTGGTCCGCCTCCTCGACGGAAGCCGCGACCACGACCAGCTCGCCGCCGAACTCGGCTCCCCCTGGACCACCGGCCACATCGGCCGCGCGGTCCGCAGCCTCGCCGACTCCGACCTCCTGGAAGACGGCCGGCCGGTCAAGAAGCCGGCCAGGGTCCGCTTCGCGGGCCCGCTGACCATCCAGTTCACCCTGGTCAAGCCCGAGCGGATGCTGCGCCGCCTCGCCCCGCTGGTCCGCCCGCTCGGCCACCGCGCCGTCCTCGGCGCGGCCGCGGCCGTCGTCCTCCTGGGCGTCCTGGCCCTCGCCGCCAGCGGGGCCACCCTCGGCGAGGCGCTCTCCCGCCCGATGCCCCTGTGGGCGTACGCCTGCGTGATGCTCGGCGTGGTCGCCACCACCGCCGTCCACGAGATGGCCCACGGAGCGGTCCTCACCCATCACGGCGGCACACCCAGCCGGATGGGCTTCATGCTCTTCTACATGTCGCCGGCGTTCTTCTGCGACGTCTCCGACGGCTGGCGGCTGCCCAGCGCCCGCCAGCGCGTCCAGGTCGCCCTCGCCGGCATCGCCATCCAGGCCGTCGCCGCCGGGACCGCCGCCCTCGCGGCCCTCGCCGTCCCCGCCGGACCGGCCCGCGAGACCCTGCTGCTGGTGGCCCTCGTCAACTACATGGTCTGCGTGGTGAACCTCCTCCCGCTGGTCAAGCTCGACGGCTACCTCGCCCTCATGAGTCACCTGGACATCTCCCACCTGCGGGAGAAGGCCATGACCGACGCCCGCCGGGCCATCGCCCGGATCGTCTTCGGGGGCCGCGGCTACCAGCGCGAACTGCCCGGCCGCGGCTGGTCCGTCCCGTACGGCATCGCCTGCCTGCTCTTCCCGCTGTACCTGGTCTCCAGCGCCCTGACCCTCTGGTCCGGGATCCTGCAGCGCCTCGGCATCGCCGGCTCCTGCATGATGGTCTGCGCGCTGGGCTACCTGCTGTGGCGCCTCGGCAAGGGCGCCGCCACCCTGGTCCGCGAAGCCGTCCAGGCAGGCGCCCGCCCCGCCCGCATCGCCGCCGCGGGAGTGCTCGCCACCGCCGGACTGGCCCTGGCCGCCACCCTCGTACAGATCCCCGCCACCGTCTCGGCCGGCTACACCACCGAACCGGACGGCAGCCTCAGCCTCCTCGTCCCCCGGGGCGGCGGCGGCTTCGACCTCACCGAGGGCACCACGGTCACCCTGCGCCGCTCCGGTCTCTTCTCCCGGCCGCAGACGGGCACCGCCACCCTCGGCGAGCCCACCGGCCACGACGTCCTCGCCCCGGTCACCGCCATGCTCCCCGTCGCCAGTGACCGCCCCTGGCTGGAGATGAAGGCGTACCCGCTGCACCGCGTCACCGCCACCCCCGCGCCGGACGGCACGGACCGCACCGGCGTCGCCGAGGTCCAGGCGGGCCACCACCCGCTCTGGAAGTGGTTCGCCGTCTCCTACCTCGGCCCGCTGCTCCCCTGA
- a CDS encoding DNA primase family protein, with the protein MRVDDESTVSAFDVQAVAAQILARPVPAARESGEPAKSGEAEGASAAGAPRSDGEATAQGLLPDTLTDRGNAKLFVKLYRNDYRHVPGIGWFRWDGTRWQIDEDDTVVWAAGDLAESIATTDPQGVYTPLSLAQHRRRALSTSGMNAMLTQAKSAPGMVLNAALLDADPYALCTPAGVVDLRTGHIRPAEAAKDFHSRSTSAAPQPMPTPRWNRFLTDTFGEGPEGAQMIDFLQLLLGYSVTGDVGAQVMPFLFGSGKNGKSVLLDVLMKLLGDYADAAPPGFLMARPYEGHPTDLAELHGRRVIVCSEVKPGDRFDEARVKLLTGGDRIKARRMRQDFFSFEPTHKLWLLGNHRPEVGTGGFAFWRRMRLIPFERVVSDERKIDNLADILVTHEGPGILNWLIEGARRYLGGEKDLSGPERVRIATTAYAETEDHTGRFIGETCRFEPDLRAEQALLYAAYRGWCQHEGAPAISSRAFAARVREVVGLASPKEMILSNQRKYYPGIGLLADEETA; encoded by the coding sequence ATGAGAGTGGACGACGAGAGCACGGTGTCCGCCTTCGACGTCCAGGCGGTCGCCGCGCAGATCCTCGCGCGGCCCGTCCCGGCCGCCCGGGAGTCCGGGGAGCCTGCGAAGTCCGGGGAAGCGGAGGGCGCGAGCGCCGCCGGTGCCCCGCGCTCCGACGGTGAGGCCACGGCGCAAGGACTGCTGCCCGACACGCTCACCGACCGGGGCAACGCCAAACTGTTCGTCAAGCTCTACCGCAACGACTACCGGCACGTCCCCGGCATCGGCTGGTTCCGCTGGGACGGCACCCGCTGGCAGATCGACGAGGACGACACCGTCGTGTGGGCGGCGGGCGACCTGGCGGAAAGCATCGCCACCACCGACCCCCAGGGGGTCTACACCCCGCTCTCGCTCGCGCAGCACCGCCGCCGCGCGCTCAGCACCAGCGGGATGAACGCGATGCTCACGCAGGCGAAGTCCGCCCCGGGCATGGTGCTCAACGCGGCGCTGCTGGACGCCGATCCGTACGCGCTGTGCACGCCGGCGGGCGTGGTCGACCTGCGCACCGGTCACATCCGCCCCGCCGAGGCCGCGAAGGACTTCCACTCCCGCTCCACGTCGGCCGCGCCGCAGCCGATGCCCACGCCGCGCTGGAACCGCTTCCTGACCGACACCTTCGGCGAGGGGCCGGAGGGCGCGCAGATGATCGACTTCCTGCAGCTGCTGCTCGGCTACTCCGTCACCGGCGACGTCGGCGCGCAGGTGATGCCGTTCCTCTTCGGCTCCGGCAAGAACGGCAAGTCCGTCCTGCTGGACGTGCTGATGAAGCTGCTCGGCGACTACGCCGACGCGGCGCCCCCCGGCTTCCTGATGGCGCGGCCGTACGAGGGCCATCCGACCGACCTCGCCGAATTGCACGGGCGCCGGGTCATCGTGTGCAGCGAGGTCAAGCCGGGCGACCGGTTCGACGAGGCCCGCGTCAAGCTGCTCACGGGCGGCGACCGCATCAAGGCCCGCCGGATGCGTCAGGACTTCTTCAGCTTCGAGCCGACGCACAAGCTGTGGCTGCTGGGCAACCACCGGCCCGAAGTGGGCACCGGCGGCTTCGCGTTCTGGCGGCGCATGCGGCTGATCCCGTTCGAGCGGGTCGTCTCCGACGAGCGGAAGATCGACAACCTGGCGGACATCCTGGTGACCCATGAGGGCCCGGGAATCCTCAACTGGCTCATCGAGGGCGCCCGGCGCTACCTCGGGGGCGAGAAGGACCTCTCGGGCCCCGAGCGGGTCCGTATCGCGACGACGGCGTACGCCGAGACCGAGGACCACACCGGGCGCTTCATCGGCGAGACCTGCCGGTTCGAGCCGGACCTGCGGGCGGAGCAGGCGCTGCTCTACGCGGCCTACAGGGGCTGGTGCCAGCATGAGGGCGCCCCCGCGATCTCTTCCCGGGCCTTCGCGGCGCGCGTGCGCGAGGTGGTGGGGCTGGCGTCGCCCAAGGAAATGATCCTGTCGAACCAGCGCAAGTACTACCCGGGCATCGGCCTGCTCGCGGACGAGGAGACAGCATGA
- a CDS encoding acyl-CoA dehydrogenase family protein → MTALTLGYAETFRSSTGGGGDHPATPISLLPVLPVQQGSTKPGPRSATRELTHLLFDRDDRERVHGGWRRLLAGSLFPYLPDLTPAERTAVSYDRLRLVNSTVDDPAALAHDPRLLAGLHEWAGFVDGGLCTLASIHYNLFIGSLLDHDCYGRDLSTFTSMKRVGTFLCTEMAHGNDVASLQTVAALDPTTGGFVLNTPNPGACKFMPNTSLIGGPKSAVVAARLMVDGEDQGIFLFLTPLSNEDGHLPGVTVRQLPPRTGTPVDHCLTSFDHVWLPREAMLEADHGRLDEDDTLTSSLGNRRKRFLRSVNRVTMGKLCMSAGTLGMARAALAIAVRYAHHRHVSGPKSGQRIPVVGHRSHHGRLLHSLANAYAMTFLHRAVMDRFVAHEESEREEVERMIAIAKGWITWQAREITTESRERCGAQGLFPENRISDLPGNIEGGITAEGDNLVIWVKAAAEMLFENQADPLASDPLPAAERDLTDLRFLRDLLASVVGTWQTRARTALRQGPSGDPIGRWNESSGAALEMVSAHAGRMAADAFLEAAEQATDPATRKLLTNLCWLFLLQQLRQHTGDLLAEQRLTVQHVLGLHQTIDAVLAELAPHMMTLVDAFDLPDEFLAEVPIANADYLDHYRRSATS, encoded by the coding sequence ATGACCGCACTGACGCTTGGGTACGCGGAAACCTTTCGGAGCAGCACGGGTGGTGGGGGTGACCACCCCGCCACCCCGATCAGCCTTCTGCCTGTTCTGCCTGTTCAGCAGGGCTCGACCAAGCCCGGCCCCAGGTCTGCCACTCGGGAACTGACCCACCTGCTCTTCGACCGCGACGACCGTGAGCGGGTGCACGGGGGCTGGCGAAGACTGCTCGCCGGCTCGCTCTTCCCTTACCTTCCGGACCTGACTCCGGCCGAGCGGACGGCGGTTTCCTACGACCGTCTGCGCCTGGTCAACAGCACGGTCGACGATCCGGCGGCGCTGGCGCACGACCCCCGTCTGCTGGCCGGGCTCCACGAGTGGGCCGGGTTCGTGGACGGCGGCCTGTGCACCCTGGCGAGCATCCACTACAACCTCTTCATCGGGAGTCTGCTCGACCACGACTGCTACGGACGGGACCTGTCCACCTTCACCTCGATGAAGCGCGTCGGGACCTTCCTGTGCACCGAGATGGCACACGGCAACGACGTCGCCTCACTGCAGACCGTCGCCGCGTTAGACCCCACGACCGGGGGTTTCGTCCTCAACACCCCCAATCCGGGCGCGTGCAAGTTCATGCCCAACACCAGCCTCATCGGCGGCCCGAAGAGCGCCGTGGTGGCGGCGCGGCTCATGGTCGACGGAGAGGACCAGGGCATCTTCCTGTTCCTGACCCCGCTGAGCAATGAGGACGGGCACCTGCCGGGGGTCACCGTCCGCCAGCTGCCGCCCCGCACGGGAACGCCGGTCGACCACTGCCTCACCTCCTTCGACCACGTATGGCTGCCGCGCGAGGCCATGCTGGAGGCCGACCACGGCCGGCTGGACGAGGACGACACGCTGACCAGTTCCCTGGGGAACCGGCGCAAGCGCTTCCTGCGCTCCGTCAACCGCGTCACCATGGGCAAGCTCTGTATGAGCGCCGGGACCCTGGGCATGGCCCGGGCCGCCCTGGCCATCGCGGTGCGCTACGCGCACCACCGGCACGTCAGCGGCCCGAAGAGCGGACAGCGCATCCCGGTGGTCGGCCACCGCAGCCACCACGGCCGGCTGCTGCACTCCCTCGCCAACGCCTACGCCATGACCTTCCTGCACCGGGCGGTGATGGACCGCTTCGTCGCGCACGAGGAATCGGAGCGCGAGGAGGTGGAGCGCATGATCGCCATCGCCAAGGGCTGGATCACCTGGCAGGCGCGGGAGATCACCACCGAGTCCCGCGAACGGTGCGGCGCGCAGGGCCTGTTCCCGGAGAACAGGATCTCGGACCTGCCCGGGAACATAGAGGGCGGCATCACCGCGGAGGGCGACAACCTGGTGATCTGGGTGAAGGCCGCCGCCGAGATGCTCTTCGAAAACCAGGCGGACCCCCTCGCCTCGGACCCCCTGCCGGCCGCCGAACGCGACCTGACGGACCTGCGCTTCCTGCGCGACCTGCTCGCCTCCGTCGTGGGGACCTGGCAGACGCGCGCCCGCACCGCGCTGCGCCAGGGCCCCTCCGGGGACCCGATCGGCCGCTGGAACGAGTCCTCCGGCGCCGCACTGGAGATGGTCTCCGCCCATGCGGGCCGGATGGCTGCCGACGCCTTCCTGGAGGCGGCCGAGCAGGCGACCGATCCCGCGACCCGCAAGCTGCTCACGAACCTGTGCTGGCTGTTCCTGCTCCAGCAGCTGCGCCAGCACACCGGCGACCTGCTCGCGGAGCAGCGGCTGACGGTGCAGCACGTACTCGGGCTGCACCAGACGATCGACGCCGTCCTCGCGGAGCTCGCCCCGCACATGATGACGCTCGTGGACGCCTTCGACCTGCCGGACGAGTTCCTCGCCGAGGTCCCCATCGCGAACGCGGACTACCTCGACCACTACCGCAGGAGCGCCACCTCCTGA
- a CDS encoding bifunctional DNA primase/polymerase, with product MAAELRVSRSDPGQFTSAAAVARWCARRGWPVHPLAPGRKTPVGNCAACRAPGHDRGACGCLRAGRWCHGFHAATLDSDRIEQWWGARPGHGVGVACGPAGLVVIDIDAHERELPGRDRLLPGVGISAGIDLTGLANGFHTLGVLAALRGVTSPADDSSTLRVRTPSGGLHVWYRNDDGRRWQCSAGSGGARALAWQVDVRACGGYIVAPGTVTRAGVYRPVGSAREPAPLPSWLAGELERTGHLPAAPARAAAGPRPVPPRARQAVIAAGGGRGVSERILAGVLAEVAACAAVPEGAAFSEKLNRAAYTAGGLVAAGHVTEAAATRALREAAEHARPGQEGRCRAIIRGGLHAGRSRPLSPGGRV from the coding sequence ATGGCAGCTGAGCTGCGGGTTTCGCGCAGCGACCCAGGGCAGTTCACGAGTGCCGCGGCGGTTGCCCGGTGGTGTGCGCGCCGGGGCTGGCCGGTTCATCCTCTGGCCCCGGGCCGCAAGACCCCCGTGGGCAACTGCGCCGCGTGCCGTGCGCCCGGACACGACCGGGGAGCGTGCGGCTGTCTGCGGGCGGGCCGTTGGTGCCACGGGTTCCACGCGGCCACACTGGACTCGGACCGGATCGAGCAGTGGTGGGGCGCGCGCCCCGGGCACGGCGTCGGCGTTGCCTGCGGGCCCGCGGGCCTGGTCGTCATCGACATCGACGCGCACGAGCGGGAGTTGCCCGGCCGGGACCGTCTGCTGCCCGGCGTCGGGATCTCCGCCGGGATCGACCTGACCGGACTGGCCAACGGATTCCACACCCTGGGCGTGCTGGCCGCCCTGCGCGGCGTCACAAGCCCGGCGGACGACTCCTCGACCCTGCGCGTGCGCACTCCGTCCGGGGGCCTGCACGTCTGGTACCGGAACGACGACGGCCGCCGCTGGCAGTGCTCCGCCGGCTCGGGCGGGGCCCGTGCCCTCGCCTGGCAGGTCGATGTACGCGCCTGCGGCGGGTACATCGTGGCTCCCGGGACCGTGACCCGTGCGGGCGTCTACCGGCCCGTGGGATCCGCCCGTGAACCCGCCCCCCTGCCGTCCTGGCTCGCCGGGGAACTGGAGCGCACCGGGCACCTGCCCGCCGCTCCCGCTCGCGCCGCCGCGGGGCCCCGGCCCGTACCGCCGCGCGCCCGGCAGGCGGTCATCGCGGCGGGCGGCGGCCGTGGTGTCTCGGAGCGGATCCTGGCGGGTGTACTGGCCGAGGTCGCCGCGTGCGCGGCGGTGCCCGAAGGGGCGGCCTTCTCCGAGAAGTTGAACCGGGCCGCGTACACCGCGGGCGGACTCGTCGCCGCGGGGCACGTGACCGAGGCCGCTGCCACGCGGGCCCTGCGGGAGGCGGCCGAGCACGCCCGTCCCGGGCAGGAAGGCCGATGTCGCGCCATCATCCGTGGTGGTCTGCACGCGGGTCGGTCGCGCCCGCTGTCCCCCGGAGGCCGCGTATGA
- the lanKC gene encoding class III lanthionine synthetase LanKC, with protein MSLRHVAHCPPGTPFYDRPAAITGADAFPAATADAPAGWTREPMGEWTVLTPPGLELPGQGWKIHVSATERTAPEVLDIVSAYCTSRSLLFKFLTSPSMLMLRNSKYGDRGSSGKFITLYPRDEAELETVLTELDALLEGRPGPAVLSDLRWGAGPLYLRYGGFKLKLGPGPNGAPVPCIEDPEGNLVPDVRGPSFRPPAWLELPPCVVRALAERSRGGSLGDFPFKITQALHFSNGGGVYRATDTRDGHEVLVKEGRPHAGLDDAGADAVERLRREHDALAALDGLPWFPRVLDWRRGAEHWFLTREFVDGNALTKETAERNPMLHPVTARDTAMPVAEYTAWALDVLDRIEAAVTAMHERGLVFGDLHPNNVLIRPDGTVAFIDLETTLPIEGHTGQAIGAPGFCAPAGTTGTAVDRYALGCLRLSLFLPLTPVMSFTRHRSEDLLAQIAAFFPVPEGYADRVRADLGHAPAPAGGPLATPERIATGILTCATPEREDRLFPGDADQFLHGDGGLNIANGAAGVLWALRGAGITVPEAHLDWLADAARAVTTPRPGLYDGLAGIACVLHDFGRTDAAAALLDRAHGLLPTATLRDGSPDRSLSGGIAGLGLALLHLGEDAAARELAAALVNSPTLEERPGLLRGASGEALFLLAAGRDDAARVALVHDLELSRQPLPTPWHRVQLAHGGAGQAIAVHHYLAAHRDPYLTAVHDALLTDLTSQFHPACGLFTGRAGALAALTCTDDGSAATARALAELRSGLEPFAVAHENDPDATGFLGDHLLRLSTDLATGSAGVLAALTAPRTAVLPYLPAPVPAAPVPAAR; from the coding sequence ATGTCCCTGCGACACGTTGCCCACTGCCCGCCCGGCACCCCCTTCTACGACCGTCCGGCCGCGATCACCGGCGCCGACGCCTTCCCGGCGGCCACCGCCGACGCCCCCGCCGGGTGGACCCGTGAGCCGATGGGGGAGTGGACCGTCCTGACCCCGCCGGGACTCGAACTCCCCGGCCAGGGCTGGAAGATCCACGTCTCGGCGACCGAGCGCACGGCCCCCGAGGTCCTCGACATCGTGAGCGCGTACTGCACCTCCCGCTCCCTGCTCTTCAAGTTCCTCACCAGCCCCTCCATGCTGATGCTGCGCAACAGCAAGTACGGGGACCGGGGCAGCAGCGGCAAGTTCATCACCCTCTACCCCCGCGACGAGGCGGAGCTGGAGACCGTACTGACCGAGCTCGACGCCCTCCTCGAAGGCCGCCCGGGACCGGCCGTCCTCAGCGACCTGCGCTGGGGCGCGGGCCCCCTGTACCTGCGCTACGGAGGCTTCAAGCTGAAGCTGGGCCCCGGACCGAACGGCGCCCCCGTGCCCTGCATCGAGGACCCCGAAGGCAACCTCGTCCCCGACGTGCGCGGCCCCTCCTTCCGCCCGCCGGCCTGGCTGGAACTGCCGCCGTGCGTGGTGCGGGCGCTGGCCGAACGGAGCCGGGGCGGCTCCCTCGGGGACTTCCCCTTCAAGATCACCCAGGCCCTGCACTTCTCCAACGGCGGCGGCGTCTACCGCGCCACCGACACCCGGGACGGACACGAGGTCCTGGTCAAGGAGGGCCGCCCGCACGCCGGCCTCGACGACGCCGGAGCCGACGCCGTGGAGCGGCTGCGCCGCGAGCACGACGCGCTGGCCGCCCTCGACGGACTGCCCTGGTTCCCGAGAGTCCTGGACTGGCGCCGCGGCGCCGAACACTGGTTCCTGACGCGGGAGTTCGTCGACGGCAACGCCCTGACCAAGGAGACCGCCGAGCGCAACCCGATGCTCCACCCGGTCACCGCCCGGGACACCGCCATGCCCGTGGCCGAGTACACCGCCTGGGCCCTGGACGTCCTCGACCGCATCGAGGCCGCCGTCACCGCCATGCACGAACGCGGCCTGGTCTTCGGCGACCTGCACCCCAACAACGTCCTGATCCGCCCCGACGGCACCGTCGCCTTCATCGACCTGGAGACCACCCTCCCCATCGAGGGCCACACCGGCCAGGCCATCGGAGCCCCCGGATTCTGCGCCCCCGCCGGCACCACCGGCACCGCCGTCGACCGCTACGCCCTGGGCTGCCTGCGGCTGAGCCTGTTCCTGCCGCTGACCCCGGTGATGTCCTTCACCCGCCACCGCTCCGAGGACCTCCTCGCGCAGATCGCCGCCTTCTTCCCGGTACCCGAGGGGTACGCCGACCGGGTCCGCGCCGACCTCGGACACGCCCCGGCGCCCGCCGGCGGCCCGCTGGCCACCCCCGAGCGCATCGCCACCGGCATCCTGACCTGCGCCACCCCCGAGCGCGAAGACCGCCTCTTCCCCGGCGACGCCGACCAGTTCCTGCACGGCGACGGTGGCCTCAACATCGCCAACGGAGCCGCCGGGGTCCTGTGGGCCCTGCGCGGCGCCGGTATCACCGTCCCCGAGGCCCACCTCGACTGGCTGGCGGACGCCGCCCGCGCCGTCACCACCCCGCGGCCGGGCCTCTACGACGGACTGGCCGGCATCGCCTGCGTCCTGCACGACTTCGGGCGCACCGACGCGGCCGCCGCCCTCCTCGACCGGGCGCACGGCCTGCTGCCCACCGCCACCCTGCGCGACGGCAGCCCCGACCGCAGCCTCTCCGGCGGCATCGCGGGCCTGGGCCTGGCCCTGCTGCACCTCGGCGAGGACGCGGCGGCCCGCGAACTCGCCGCCGCCCTCGTCAACAGCCCCACCCTGGAGGAACGCCCCGGCCTGCTCCGCGGAGCCAGCGGCGAGGCCCTCTTCCTGCTCGCCGCCGGCCGTGACGACGCCGCCCGCGTGGCCCTCGTACACGACCTCGAACTGTCCCGGCAGCCGCTGCCCACCCCCTGGCACCGGGTCCAGCTCGCCCACGGCGGAGCCGGGCAGGCCATCGCCGTCCACCACTACCTCGCCGCGCACCGGGACCCGTACCTGACGGCCGTCCACGACGCGCTGCTCACCGACCTCACGTCCCAGTTCCACCCGGCCTGCGGCCTGTTCACCGGCCGGGCCGGCGCGCTCGCCGCGCTGACCTGCACGGACGACGGCTCGGCGGCCACCGCCCGGGCTCTGGCCGAACTCCGCTCCGGCCTGGAACCGTTCGCGGTGGCCCACGAGAACGACCCGGACGCCACCGGCTTCCTCGGCGACCACCTGCTGCGCCTGTCCACGGACCTGGCCACCGGCTCCGCAGGTGTCCTGGCGGCGCTGACCGCGCCCCGCACGGCCGTCCTGCCCTATCTGCCCGCCCCGGTCCCGGCGGCGCCCGTCCCGGCCGCCCGCTGA